The following nucleotide sequence is from Myxococcaceae bacterium JPH2.
TGACGCTCGCGTCCTATTGGACCTATCTGGTGCACTGGCCCGTGGTGTGCGCGACGCAGGTGGTGCTCGCGTGGGCCCATGCGCCCGCGCTCGCTCGGCTCAGCCTGGCCGCCGTGCTGGGCGTGATGGTGCCGGTGCTCACCTATCACCGCTTCATTCACCGCGGCCGACTCGGCCCGTGGCTCGCCGGCGGGCGAGAGCCCCCTCCCGCCTCGTTGCTCCCCCGCGCCGCAGGCCTCGCCCGCGGCGGGTGAGCCACGTCCATCCCTCACCCCTACTGGAGCCCCCCGTGCGTCACCCCGCATCCATGCCCGACCCCCGCCCCATCCGGCTCGTGCAGTTCACCAAGTCCTTCTGGCTCGGCGGCACCGAGGTCCAGGTGGTGGAGCTGCTGCGAGGGCTGCCCCGCCATTACCCCGTGCAGGTGGCGGTGTTGGAGAAGGATGGTCCGCTGCTGGATGGCGTGCGCGCGCTGGGCATCGAGCCCGTGGCCTTCCCGCTGGGCTCGAGCGCGCGCCATCCCATCACCCTCCGCCGGGTGATGGCCGCCGCGAGCTGGCTGCGCCGGCTCAAGGTGGAGTTGGTGCACGCGCAGGACCTCTACTCGGCGCTCATCGCGGTGCCCGCCGCGCGGCTGGCGGGGTGCAAGGTGGTGGTGAGCCGGTTGGACCTGGGGCACTGGCACACGTCGCTCCAGGCGCGCGTGCTGCGCTTCCTCACGGCCCGGGCGCACCACGTGGTGGCCAACGCCGAGGCCATCCGCGCCCAGCTGCTCTCCAAGGAAGCGCTGCCGCCAGAGCGGGTGAGCGTCATCCGCAACGGCCTGGACGTGGCGGCCTTCGACGCGCGCGTGCGCGAGGGGTTGTTCCTGGACGTTCCGGACATCGGGGATGCGCCGCTGGTGGTGCACGTGGCGAACATGAGCCATCCGGTGAAGCGCCAGGAGGACCTCATCGCGGCGGTGGCTCGGGCGCGGCGGCGCGTGCCCACCCTTCAGGCCTTCCTGGTGGGAGACGGCGTGCGGAGGCCGGAGCTGGAGTCGCTCGCCTCGTCGCTGGGCGTGACGGACGCGGTGCACTTCCTGAGCTGGCGGGCGGATGTGCCGGCCCTCTACGCGCGCGCCACCGTGGGCGTGAACTGCTCGGTGGCGGAGGGCTTGTCCAACGCGGTGATGGAGGGCATGGCCGCGGGGCTCCCCATGGTGGTGACCGACGTGGGCGGCAATCCCGAGCTGGTCGCGGACCGACGCCGGGGGCGCGTGGTCCCCGCGCGCGCGCCGGATGCGTTGGCCGCGGCGTTGGTGGAGTTGGTGGGGGCGCCGGACATCGCGCGGTCGATGGGGCGCGCGGCGCGCTCCTTCGTGGTGTCCGAGCTGGGCCTGGGGCGCATGGTGGCGGAGCATGACGCGCTCTACCGTCGACTCGTGCACGGGCCGCTCACCCCCGCGCGCGATGCCGTACCCGTGCCGCATCCCTAGCCTCTGCGAGCGCTCG
It contains:
- a CDS encoding glycosyltransferase translates to MPDPRPIRLVQFTKSFWLGGTEVQVVELLRGLPRHYPVQVAVLEKDGPLLDGVRALGIEPVAFPLGSSARHPITLRRVMAAASWLRRLKVELVHAQDLYSALIAVPAARLAGCKVVVSRLDLGHWHTSLQARVLRFLTARAHHVVANAEAIRAQLLSKEALPPERVSVIRNGLDVAAFDARVREGLFLDVPDIGDAPLVVHVANMSHPVKRQEDLIAAVARARRRVPTLQAFLVGDGVRRPELESLASSLGVTDAVHFLSWRADVPALYARATVGVNCSVAEGLSNAVMEGMAAGLPMVVTDVGGNPELVADRRRGRVVPARAPDALAAALVELVGAPDIARSMGRAARSFVVSELGLGRMVAEHDALYRRLVHGPLTPARDAVPVPHP